AGGACCAACACTTGAACGACGTGCACCTTTTATGGAAAAGAAGACATCGTGGTGTGACACGTCCAGCGAGCGGCACCGACGTCGGCAAAAATAAGGTCGATCCGGGTGCCtgcatcgtcgtcgccgtcggcaAAAGATCGACTGACACCTTGGTTTTCACTGTTAAGCACAACCGCGCGCGCGGGCAACACTCGACCGACCTAGTATCTCATTCTGACAGTAGGCTTCTGCTCCACTTAGCTTAGCTAACAAGTGAAGCATTTACTGTACGATGGAACGGGGACAGACGCGGTGCAAACGTGCGAATACCTTCTACTACTCGTACTGGAGAAAGGAGTACGAAAGGCCCCGATTCGGCCGGATCGAGCTTCCTGCACGTTTCGGCCGGGCCGCGGCAAAGTGTCGCCGTCGTCGATTGGACGGGcgggcatatgcatcatgtaGCGCTAGCGCGCGGCAGCAATTAACGCCTCCTGCCCCGGCCCGCACTTTGCAAACGTTCTTCCCCCTTCCTTCGCCCGGGCTCGCGTTGCCCCCATGATGCGTGAGCCCTGCTCGGGGGACACGCGACGGGACGCTCCTTTCGCGCTACAACATACGGAGTACTGCTCTACACCGTTTtgcgcaaaaaataaataaatacttctccgatcctaaattgttgtcgaaatattacatatatctaaatgtttttaaaaaataaatacatccatatttgaacaaattttagtcaagaatttagaatgtATAACATACTACACGGTCGATCGGCTAGCTTCTGGAGATCCGACGAACGATCTGCTTTCGGCCACACAAGACGTACGGCACTGGATAATGGCCAGTGAATGGTTCGTGGTGCGGTGCATAATACAGCTGCGTGTGTCTCGGTCACGTTTTGTTTCTCGGTGCTAATAGCTCCACATTAGCAGCTGGCCGCCAGCCCCTGCCGACGGATATTTGCAGGTCTACCGATGCTAAGTCAGGACCGGAAGCAGAGCTAGCCACGTTGTAAACCTCTCGTAATAGTGGCTCGTTTGCAAATCGGGTGTTGCTTTTGAATTGAAACCACGCGACTCTGTTGGGAATTTTACATCACGTGCACTTTATTTTCGTAAGATTCAATGGAAGAAGGATCAGCTGTTCCGAATGGGACATAATTggttttatgttttttttggggggggacTTTTTCTAGCGAATAATTGGTTTTATGTCACGTGCGCATTTTTTCCAAAGGAGATTCGTGGAGTGTGCGGCCCGATTTAGGCCCATGACTGTGCCGGCCCTATTTTATCGTATCCAGGGTCCAGCCACATCACCCCATGATTCGGAATTGGTTGTTGGGCTATATTAGTTAACTGGACTAACGAGTTTGCCTTCTGGGCTTCTTTTTCTCCCAAACGAGGCCTCTGCTAATGCAGAACGACATCAACCAGATCCTTTTCAGCTTCCTTTGTGACTATGATATCCCCGTCTCACACGCTGAAAAGCAACAGAGGCTCCATAAATCAAAGTCTCCTTTTCCCCGTGGTCATGGTTCTAGATCCTCATCCCCAGGTTAGTTGGGAAATCAGAAAAGCCGCTTCCTTCAGGCTACTTTTTCACATTATCTAGATGCGTCACTGATTGACTCGTTGGTGTGAAGATAGGAAGTAAAAAAGTGCGTTCAACTCTTAGGTAAGAACATGAAAGAAACTTCCTCCCAGCGTCAGTCAGGCCACCAAGATTCCGTTTCATCCAACCATTGACAATTCACACTTGCACTCGGGCAAAGCAAAGCCGGAATTCGCCTTCCCGTAGCGGGTAGCACCCAGGGAAACCAATTAAAACAGCAGCGTACGGCTCATCCCATCTTGCAGGAGGCCGAAGCACAAAATGTATCCATATTTACAGCATCACACTATTGTCCACCTGGGACTGGGAGAGACAGTGTGAGTTGAGCACATATACATGGGCATAAGGTGTGTCGTATCGACCGGAGTGTACACAGCTACTCGAACCAAAATTTGGGACCGGATCAGCAGAAGCAGAGATCTGCCGTTCCTTCAGAATCCATTTGTACCCGACCGGGAGGGCGTCTGTCATACGATGCATTGCTTCAGTGACTTAGGCGTATGGCCTCCCTTTAGCCTTACCTGCATGCACAATAAACCAACCGTTCAGAGTTGTTTCTTGTGTCAAGGACATAATAACTAACTACTGGACAAATCTTGGGAAATTCAGTTAAAAGTGTCGGGCGACAGTAAACAGCTATAACTTTTGTTTGCTCTCGCGACAGCTAAAATTTGACGAGGTCGCGTAGATTCCCGTTGCTACGAACATCACGCCAGAACAAGAACATCGATCTGTATTTTGGACGGAAGGAAAGAAGTAAAGAGCCATCGAGCCACTCGGCGACAGTGACATGCCAGATTTTTGCAGTTGTGACGTCAATGTGAGTTCACTGTGCACAGATGGCTGCGTCGTTCCAGATATTTCTAGAAGCTAGCAGAAGTCATCCTCTCATGCCCTGACGGATCGTCCACGTGTGGGAAAACAAGGGCTCCGGTTATTGCTGGACTGTTTCTTTATGCCCCGGTTTTCCTGCAGGTTTAAAGAGGGTTGGAGGTTGTTTGAATTTGACCTCCTCTATCCGTTTGAGTGCTAGAGTCCACGCGCGACCAGACCAATTAAAACCTGATAGTAACACTAATGCAGCCCGGACTAGTTAATCCACACACTAGATGGATTAATTTTAGGTCGATGGGTTCGACTACTTTGATGTAACGAATTTAGGAATTCAGAAATTGCCCGGTCTATCTGTCCGTTCCTGCGTCGTTGCACAAGCTGTCGTTGATACGGGTTGGGGCCGGCTGGCAGAATTAGATTCCATGGAGCACCTCGGATTACACTACAGTACGTGGGGCGCAAAGTTGAACTGTTTGGCCGAAAGCGTGGGGTCTGATACACCCAAGAAGTGCCTGGATTGTGCTACGGAATCTTGAATTCTGGGTGCTCGGGCTAGGAGCGTCTATCTGAATTCGGCCACTGCCGACAGGCTGTAGGCACTACTAACTAATAAGCGAACGCGAAATTCTTTGTTTCTCTGCCGTGACGAAGAAACGCGACGCGAaactgttttcttcttttgtgcaAGAAGATGACGTGTAAAGCAAGAACTGGCGTGGGGAAACGCCATGGATGGCGatgatgacgaggaggaggaggaggagagggaacTCACAGCTTCGATGTCGATTCTGTAGACGACGTGGAGGCGGCGCCTCTCGCGGCAGCTGGCCCGGTAGGCCATGGCGaggtgcgcggcggcgagcgcgagcgAGATGAGGAACATGgcctcgacggcgacgagctGCCCCTTCCCCTGCAGCTCCAGCCGCccgccgtcggccgccgccggggacaCGCCGAAGACCGCGACGGCCTTGGCGAGCACGTAGCAGAGGGAGCCGACgctgcacgccgccgccacccacaGGTAGGCCGCTCCGCCCCCGCACGCCGTGTACGCGCCTGAAATCAAATCAGCAAAGGAAGGAAATCCCCCAATCAgccaaacacacacacacaaaatcaATCAACCAAAGCGAAtcgaaggggaaggggagttACTACTGAGTAATTGGGATGGATCGCGGGGTGCTTACAGAGGATGAGGAgggagcgggcggcggagacggcggggAGGTCGACGAGGGAGGAGCGGAAGTGGAAGCCCCTGGCCTGGTCGAGGAGGGTGTGGTGGTGGGCGCGGAGGAAGTTGGAGAGGAGCgcgggcgggaggaggaggtcgaggagcacgacgagcagcggcggcgcgcagaCGAGCAGCAGCGAGGCGAGCAtggagacgaggaagaaggccgTCTTGGCCCaccgccacggccgcgcccaCATCCCCTCGTGCCCCCCGTGCGCCGCCAGCGGCATCGccagcttcttctccatcgCGCCGCCCGATCGATCAACCCGCTCACTCGCAAATCGATCGAACCCTGGCAGGCAAGGCGGTTAGTTAATGGAGTTGGTTTCGGTGCCGGGGTTTTAAGCCGAGGCGGAGATGGAAACGGCAGCAGCGGAGGagagtttcctttttcttcgtGGGGGCTCGGGTTCGGGGAGTCAATTGGCGAGAAGAGATGATGGTTGGAGGAAGGTTTGACCGTGTTTTCTAGTCCTTGCCACGGGTGGGTGTCGGGCGCGCTGCGTCAGCTGCTGCGTCTGCGCGGATGGATGCTTCGGGAAGGAAACGGAATGACGGACGGCGGCAAAAGGACTCTGCTCTCGTTCACCTGCAACAGAGGTCACACGtatgtatgcatgtacttACTTCGGGTCGGCCCTTGCGTGGAGCTAGATTTCGAGTTGGCATCGCGATCCGTTCTAGAAAACCAgcacgcgcgcgcacacagAATCCCACTGTCCTCCACCTGTACCCTCTCCCGCTGTCCTTCTACCAGTACAAGCTAACACCAGAGAATGACAGGCAACATCGATTACGTCCTCGAGCTCCTTCAGCGCATTGGCTTCCGTCCGCACTGGCGAGACTGGATCTCGCTTCTTCTGTCtacgcttcctcctccgtgcTTCTTAACGGCACCACCGGTCCCTCGATCCCTCACCGGCGTGGGCTCCGACAAGGAGACCCCTTATCGCCGCTCCTCTTCGTCCTCACGATTGATCTCTTGCAGCGCCTCCTCCATCGCGCCACGGAGCTGGGGATGCTCTCGCCCCTGCCACTGCGCGAGGTCTTCTCTCGCTCTAGCTTATACGCCGATGAcgccatcatcttcatcaaccCCATCCGCGATGAGCTTGCTACTCTTCTGCGCATCCTCTTTGAGTTTGGCCCCGCCACGGGCCTCCGCATCAACGCCAACAAGTGCTTCATCACCGCAATTAGATGTAGCGGCATCGACATGGACCACGTCCTCCAGCCTTTCTTCGGCGAGCGGTCTTCTTTCCCAATTCGCTACCTCGGTCTTCCTCTGTCCCTTGGTCGGACAGAGTTAGCTCACCTGCAGCATATCATTGATCGTGCCTGTGCTCACCTCGCGGGATGGCGTGGCAAATGGATCAACGCCGGCGGCCGCAGAGTCCTCTGCTCTTCTGTGCTCAGCGCCCTCCCCACTTACGCCATGACTGCGCTCAAACTTCCGAAAAAATTCATCGTTTCTCTGGACAAGATCAGGCGCCGCTTCATCTGGGGAATAGAGGAGAATGATTTGGTGGGCTACAAGTGCAAGATTAGCTGGAAAAAAGTTTGTTCTCCGCTTGACCGTGGTGGGCTTGGCTTGTTAAACCTCGAAGCCTTTGGTCGCGCCCTTCGCCTCTGATGGCTCTGGCTCAAATGGCGTGCTCCAGAGCGGCCTTGGGTGAGCATGCAAATGACTTGCGATGCCACGAACCATGACCTCTTCGCTGCGGCTACTCGTGTCTCCATCGGTGATGGCAACACGGCTAAGTTCTGGCACTCCAACTGGCTTGGCGGACGCCCCCTCCGTCTGTCCTTTCCCTTGTTGTTTGCGCATGCACGACGCAAAGGGCGGACCATCTCAGAGGCTCTCAATggctccaaatgggtggatgACCTGCGCCATGACCTCTCCACCCAGCTCCTTCTCGAGTTCGTCCAGACATGGTCTATGCTCCAGCACGCcgacatcctcctcctccctagCGTGCCCGACACTATCCGCTGGACTATCACCGCCGATGGATGCTACTCCGCCCGCCCTGCCTACAGATTGCACTTCGAGGGCCACATCCGCTCGAACCACGAGCGCAACGTTTGGCGTGTTTGGGCACCCCTGAAACTCAAATTTTTTGCTTGGCTTCTCCTCCACGATCGCCTCTGGTGCGCCGACCGTCTCCAGCGCAGGGGCTGGCCCAACGACTACTTTTGCGCCCTTTGTCGTCGCAACTTAGAAACCTCGCATCACTTGTTCGTCGAGAGTCCCGGTGCCCGGCAGATCTGGTGCGAGGTGGCTCTCTGGCCCAACTGTTTCGGCATCACCACCGCTATTTGTCATGTTTCGGTTTCCATTGACTCTTTCCACGAGAGGATGATCTCGGCCACTCAGAGCAAGCACCGCCAAGGGATCAAATCCATGTTCATCCTCGTCTATTGGGCCATATGGCGCGAGAGCAACTCCGGGGTGTTCAACGACAAGGAAATTCCGTTTTGCCAGATTTGTTATTTCATTAAGGATGAGGCCCGCGAGTGAGCTTTCGCGGGCGCCAAG
This is a stretch of genomic DNA from Brachypodium distachyon strain Bd21 chromosome 1, Brachypodium_distachyon_v3.0, whole genome shotgun sequence. It encodes these proteins:
- the LOC100838734 gene encoding uncharacterized protein LOC100838734, whose translation is MEKKLAMPLAAHGGHEGMWARPWRWAKTAFFLVSMLASLLLVCAPPLLVVLLDLLLPPALLSNFLRAHHHTLLDQARGFHFRSSLVDLPAVSAARSLLILCAYTACGGGAAYLWVAAACSVGSLCYVLAKAVAVFGVSPAAADGGRLELQGKGQLVAVEAMFLISLALAAAHLAMAYRASCRERRRLHVVYRIDIEAVRLKGGHTPKSLKQCIV